The Alteromonas macleodii ATCC 27126 genome segment GACTTTCTAGTTGAGGCTGGAGAGATACTTGAACAATTACAAGAACAGCTCGTTGATCTTGAGAACAATCCTGAAGATGCGGATTTGCTGAATGCAATTTTCCGTGGTTATCACACAGTTAAAGGGGGAGCAGGGTTCCTGTCTCTTACCGAGTTAGTAGAAATTTGTCACGGTGCAGAAAACGTCTTTGACGTAATGCGTAACGGTCAACGAACACTAACCCCTGAACTGATGGATATTATTCTGCAAGCCACAGATGTTGTGGTTGAAATGTTTGAACGAGTGAAAGCTCGGGATCCATTAGAGCCAGCAGATGCACACCTAGTAGACTTGTTACACAAACTAAGTCGCCCGGAATCTCCAGATGAGAATATTTTTGGTGAACAAAGCGCGCCGGCGTCAGAACCTGAGCCCGCGATTGAAGAGCCAGAATTAGTTGTTGAAGAGCCTACTGCACAGGCACCAAGTTCTGGTGATAGCGGCGGTATTGACGAAATCACTGAAGATGAGTTTGAAGCGCTGCTTGATGAGCTTCATGGCTCTGGGGCACCAGGACAGTCCTCAGCGGCTAAAAGCGAACCTGCAAAGGCTGCTGCACCTGCTGCCGCTAGTGATAACGACGATATCACCGACGAAGAATTTGAAGCGCTGCTCGATGATTTACATGGCAAAGGCAAGTTTGGTGGTGAAGAAGCTGCGCCAAAGGCAAATACACCAGCTCCAGCACCAGTTACGCCGAGTGCAGCTGGTGATGAAGAAATCACCGATGACGAATTTGAAGCACTGCTTGACCAACTGCATGGTTCAGGGCAAGGGCCTACCAAGCAGGGAGCCGTTTCAAAGGCGCCAGAGCCTCCTGTAGATAAGGCAGCAACAGAAGCGGTTCAAAAAGCGAAACAAGCAGCGCCAGCTGCGCCAAAAGCGACGCCTGCTCCTAGCGCCGCAGCGCCAGCTAAAGCAAGCGCGCCTGCTGCACCAAAAGTAGCGCCTAGAAAAGATGAGAAGAAGGCGGACCAGCTGCGCCTCCAGCTGAGACTACAGTACGTGTAGATACCAAGCGCCTTGACCAAATTATGAACATGGTGGGTGAACTCGTACTAGTGAGAAACAGGCTAATAAGCTTGGGTATCAACAGTAACGACGAAAGCATGTCCAAAGCCATTGCCAACTTAGATGTGGTAACGGGCGACTTGCAAGGTGCGGTAATGAAAACCCGCATGCAACCTATCAAGAAGGTGTTTGGTCGTTTCCCTCGCGTTGTTCGAGACCTCGCTAGAAGCTTGAAGAAGGAAATAACCCTTGAGCTTGTGGGTGAGGAAACTGATTTAGACAAAAACCTGGTTGAAGCACTGGCCGATCCACTTGTGCATTTGGTGAGAAACTCCGTCGACCATGGTATTGAAATGCCTGATGACCGTGCTGCAGCGGGTAAACCGCGCATGGGTACGGTTCAGCTATCGGCATCTCAAGAAGGCGATCATATTCTTCTAACCATCGAAGATGATGGTAAAGGAATGGATCCTGAAAAGCTTAAAGAAATTGCTATTAGTCGCGGTGTACTAGACGCAGACGCAGCTGCACGGATGTCGGATGTTGAAGCGTTTAACTTGATATTCGCGCCAGGGTTCTCAACCAAAACAGAAATTAGTGATATTTCTGGTCGCGGTGTGGGCATGGACGTGGTTAAGACTAAAATTAACCAACTTAACGGCACCGTGAACATAGATTCACAGCTAGGAAAAGGCACGCGACTGGATATCAAAGTTCCGCTAACGCTAGCCATTCTTCCGACGCTAATGATTGTTGTAGGAAAACAAACCTTTGCGTTACCATTAGGTGCGGTGAACGAAATAATAAATATGGACATCAAAAAGACCAACACGGTCGATGGCCAGCTAACAATGATAGTTCGTTCAAAAGCAATTCCGTTGTTCTTCCTTGGTGAATGGTTGATTCGAGGTCCCAAAAACATCGATAGAGAAAAGGGACACGTTGTTGTAGTGCAAATTGGTACACAACAAGTAGGATTCGTAGTAGACGCGCTAATAGGCCAAGAAGAAGTGGTTATTAAACCTCTTGATGCATTATTGCAAGGCACGCCTGGTATGGCGGGAGCCACGATTACATCAGACGGTGGAATTGCACTAATTTTAGATATTCCGAGCCTGCTTAAACGGTATGCGCGTAAACCCATCAAGTAAGGCGATGAATTAACAGGAATAATAATCCATGGTCTTTAAAGTCCTTGTCGTGGACGACTCGACTTTTTATCGTCGTCGAGTAAAAGAAATACTCGATGGCGATAGGGAACTTGAAGTTGTTGGGGAAGCGAGAAATGGGCGCGATGCACTTGAAAAAGCAGAAGCGCTTAAGCCGGATGTGATAACGATGGATGTTGAAATGCCTGTCATGGACGGCATTTCAGCTGTAAAGGCCATAATGGACAAACGGCCTACACCTATTCTTATGTTTTCTTCGCTTACGCATCATGGTGCGCAAGCGACATTAGATGCGTTAGAAGCGGGCGCGCTCGATTTCTTACCTAAGAAATTTGAAGATATCGCGCAGGACAGAAAAGACGCATCGCGCTTGTTGTGTACAAAAGTACGCTTAATAGCGCGTCGTGGTATTGGTCTTAAGCGTCCGTCGTTTCGCTCTACAGAGGCAAGAAAGCTTCCTGATAATGCGCCAAAGCAGGCGTTTTTTAAAACATCAGGGTTGCTATCAGGGCATAAAGACGCAGCTAAACAACCAACCGTTTCGTCTGTAAGAGCGACGGGAAAGCACTACAAGTGTTTGGCAATTGGGGCTT includes the following:
- a CDS encoding protein-glutamate methylesterase/protein-glutamine glutaminase, whose protein sequence is MVFKVLVVDDSTFYRRRVKEILDGDRELEVVGEARNGRDALEKAEALKPDVITMDVEMPVMDGISAVKAIMDKRPTPILMFSSLTHHGAQATLDALEAGALDFLPKKFEDIAQDRKDASRLLCTKVRLIARRGIGLKRPSFRSTEARKLPDNAPKQAFFKTSGLLSGHKDAAKQPTVSSVRATGKHYKCLAIGASTGGPVALQKVLSPLPAEFPYPILLVQHMPGTFTTAFAQRLDTNCKIRVKEAEHGDILKPGHAYLAPGGKQMLLETIGANKRIAIVDASASDKVNYKPSVDLTFSSLAKAYGGDVLGIILTGMGADGREGCRMLKEKGATIWAQDQDSCVVYGMPQAVAVANISSKNINIDDMSSCVQTEMR